A genome region from Labilibaculum antarcticum includes the following:
- a CDS encoding sulfatase family protein encodes MKYLNLTAGLLSLFAVQTSCSVEKPVIDHPNIVWIVSEDNSKHYMSLFDENGVETPNIEKLANHGVIFNRAFSNAAVCSAARSTLIASCYGPRMASHYHRKMECIALQDSMEMFPAYLRKAGYYTTNNSKEDYNIIKADDVWDSSLNKASWRNREEGQPFFHVQNIGTTHEGHVHFTQEQFQTEKTECNPDSCFVQPNHPQTELFKYTNARYRDDIVHMDTEVGEIVNKLKEDGLLENTFIFYYGDHGGVLPGSKGYLYETGLHVPLVVHIPEKYKDLVDLEKGTKTDGFVSFVDFGATVLNLAGVEVPKNMDGKAFLGKGVSKEQLEARDETYSYADRFDEKYDMVRAIRKGNFKYIRNYQPFNFDGLMNNYRYKQLAYQQWRDLYEAGKLNDVQAAFFKPKQAEALYDIEKDPFETNNLAADSKYTAKLLELRGKLEIWENSMPDLSFYPEHYLLKNAISDPASFGQEHKKEIRGYLHIANLQLSDFDSVESEIKSYLKSNDPWERYWALLVCSSFQKKDAKLIALTKEISKNDPELINRVRAAEYLALANNENPVEIMSDALYEANDEAEALLILNSIVLMRDGELNYSFDLKQDRLQKNVADNKLIQQRFLYFNKK; translated from the coding sequence ATGAAATATCTTAACCTGACAGCTGGTCTTCTATCTCTATTTGCGGTTCAAACCTCATGTAGTGTAGAAAAGCCAGTTATTGATCATCCAAATATTGTTTGGATCGTATCAGAAGACAACTCGAAACACTACATGAGCCTATTTGATGAAAATGGTGTTGAAACTCCAAATATCGAAAAGCTAGCAAATCACGGTGTAATTTTCAATCGTGCATTTTCTAATGCTGCAGTATGCAGTGCCGCTCGTTCTACGCTTATTGCGAGTTGTTATGGTCCTAGAATGGCTTCGCATTACCATCGTAAAATGGAATGCATTGCTCTTCAGGATTCGATGGAAATGTTTCCCGCCTATCTTCGGAAAGCAGGTTATTATACCACAAACAATTCCAAAGAAGATTACAATATCATTAAGGCGGATGATGTTTGGGATAGTTCTTTGAACAAAGCCAGCTGGAGAAACAGAGAAGAAGGTCAGCCTTTTTTTCACGTTCAAAACATTGGCACAACTCACGAAGGTCATGTGCATTTCACACAAGAGCAATTTCAAACTGAGAAAACAGAATGCAATCCAGACTCCTGTTTTGTGCAACCGAATCATCCTCAAACCGAATTATTTAAATATACTAACGCCCGTTACCGAGACGACATTGTTCACATGGATACCGAAGTGGGTGAAATCGTAAATAAACTAAAAGAAGATGGTCTGCTTGAAAACACATTCATCTTCTATTACGGCGATCATGGTGGAGTTTTACCTGGAAGTAAAGGTTATTTGTACGAAACAGGTTTGCACGTACCTCTTGTTGTTCATATCCCTGAAAAATATAAAGATCTTGTAGACCTGGAAAAAGGGACTAAAACAGATGGCTTTGTAAGTTTTGTTGATTTTGGAGCTACTGTACTGAATCTTGCTGGTGTTGAAGTACCTAAAAACATGGATGGAAAAGCCTTCCTTGGCAAGGGAGTTAGTAAAGAGCAATTGGAAGCCAGAGATGAGACCTACTCTTACGCAGACCGATTTGATGAGAAATATGACATGGTTAGAGCCATTCGAAAAGGGAATTTCAAATACATTAGAAATTACCAGCCGTTCAATTTCGATGGTTTGATGAATAACTATAGGTACAAGCAATTGGCTTACCAGCAATGGAGAGATTTATATGAAGCTGGGAAATTAAACGATGTACAAGCTGCCTTTTTTAAACCAAAACAAGCTGAGGCTTTGTACGATATTGAAAAAGATCCGTTTGAGACAAACAATCTGGCTGCAGATTCAAAATACACAGCCAAATTATTGGAGCTAAGAGGTAAATTGGAAATCTGGGAAAACAGCATGCCTGATCTGTCTTTCTATCCGGAACATTACTTACTTAAAAATGCAATTAGCGATCCTGCAAGTTTTGGACAAGAACACAAAAAAGAGATTCGTGGATATCTTCACATCGCCAACCTACAGCTTTCTGATTTTGATTCGGTTGAAAGTGAAATCAAATCTTACTTAAAGTCAAATGATCCATGGGAAAGATACTGGGCGTTACTTGTTTGTAGTAGTTTCCAGAAAAAGGATGCTAAGCTAATCGCCTTAACAAAAGAGATATCGAAGAATGATCCTGAATTGATCAATAGAGTTCGTGCAGCCGAATACTTAGCTTTAGCTAATAATGAAAATCCTGTTGAAATTATGAGCGATGCTCTTTATGAAGCCAATGATGAAGCTGAGGCATTGTTAATTCTTAACTCAATCGTTTTAATGAGAGATGGAGAACTAAACTATTCTTTTGATTTAAAACAAGATAGACTTCAAAAAAATGTTGCAGATAACAAATTGATACAGCAAAGATTTCTTTATTTTAATAAGAAATAA
- a CDS encoding glycoside hydrolase family 2 TIM barrel-domain containing protein: MQRLKTSILLVAIIFLAGCQANQPKNSKDLFDFGWKFTKGEAIGAENPNFIDQGWQDVDLPHDWSIEGPFSKENASFSRGAWLPAGKCAYRKSFEIKKNQKDKRFVIYFEGAYRNSEVWINGNFLGTRPLGYASFHYDMTPYINFGGNNTLTVKLDNSAQPGSRWYTGTGIYRHVHLITTDKLYVPVWGNYIVTNDCSAKEATIKIETEIKNDYNEEKSIIVRQTAFDSNSNEVSSIETKENLAAGESKINKSTLKVKNPLLWNPTTPNLYRIKTELIVNGNVAYAENTKTGIRKIEFDATNGFFLNGKNIKLKGVCLHHDGGPLGAAVYARTTERQLEILREMGCNAVRTAHNPFSEEFMNICDSMGFFVMSEMFDEWEKVKEPATTQNGEKIRIPVNYYADIFKKWADKDLTDFVLRDRNHPSVIMWSIGNEIDQMRRPEGAPIGKRLADIVHKLDYRPVTNGVHGYGWGVWPDSTAAATSDIYGYNYIKDDGFIKERKLQPNTMAIVTEHESAQSFYPRGTYLYGDDKKAWWDKLAYEHKDAYEWVEGRDIRGESGMDAWKWVKNRPYVMGMFIWTGFDYLGEVIPFGWPARSSSFAPIDLCGFPKDGFFFYQSQWTDQPMVHIFPHWNLEGHEGETVTVYAYTNCDEVELFQDGKSLGKQKNDTKGVEYQSWDAVYQAGELKAISYINGNQVAEKTVKTAGAPAKILISTRKTEMTANSQDLIYVECTVVDKDGNLVPKADNKIEFSIDGPAVIAGVGNGNNMSHEPFQANYRNAFNGKCLAIIKSTNTAGEIIITAKSVDLESANISLSSK, encoded by the coding sequence ATGCAAAGATTAAAAACATCAATTCTATTGGTAGCAATCATTTTCTTAGCTGGCTGCCAAGCAAACCAGCCTAAAAACTCTAAAGATCTATTCGATTTTGGATGGAAGTTTACAAAAGGGGAAGCCATAGGTGCTGAAAACCCTAATTTTATAGATCAAGGATGGCAAGATGTTGACTTACCACACGATTGGAGTATTGAAGGTCCTTTTAGTAAGGAAAATGCTTCTTTTTCGAGAGGTGCCTGGTTGCCTGCCGGCAAATGTGCATACCGCAAAAGCTTCGAGATTAAGAAAAACCAAAAAGATAAAAGATTTGTGATTTACTTTGAAGGAGCTTATCGAAATTCTGAGGTGTGGATTAACGGAAATTTTTTGGGGACTCGGCCTCTTGGCTACGCGTCATTTCATTACGATATGACTCCCTACATAAATTTTGGTGGCAACAATACATTAACTGTAAAACTTGACAATTCGGCGCAACCAGGTTCTCGTTGGTATACAGGAACAGGAATCTACCGTCATGTACATTTAATTACTACCGACAAACTATACGTTCCTGTTTGGGGAAATTACATTGTCACCAATGATTGTTCTGCCAAAGAAGCTACAATCAAAATAGAAACAGAGATTAAGAATGATTACAACGAGGAAAAAAGTATCATCGTTCGACAAACTGCATTTGATTCAAACAGTAATGAAGTAAGCAGTATCGAAACCAAAGAAAACTTAGCTGCTGGGGAAAGTAAAATCAACAAATCTACACTAAAAGTAAAAAATCCTTTGCTCTGGAATCCAACGACTCCTAACTTATACAGAATTAAAACAGAACTAATTGTAAATGGAAATGTTGCTTACGCTGAGAACACAAAAACAGGTATTCGTAAAATTGAATTTGATGCGACAAATGGATTCTTTTTAAATGGCAAAAACATCAAGCTAAAAGGGGTTTGCTTGCATCACGATGGTGGTCCATTAGGAGCTGCCGTTTATGCAAGAACGACCGAACGCCAACTAGAAATTCTTCGAGAAATGGGATGTAATGCTGTACGTACCGCACACAATCCTTTCTCCGAAGAATTTATGAATATCTGCGACAGCATGGGCTTTTTTGTGATGAGCGAAATGTTCGACGAATGGGAAAAAGTAAAAGAACCTGCAACAACCCAAAATGGCGAAAAAATTAGAATACCAGTAAATTATTATGCCGACATATTTAAAAAATGGGCAGATAAGGACCTAACAGATTTTGTATTGCGTGACCGTAATCATCCATCGGTTATCATGTGGAGTATCGGAAACGAAATTGACCAAATGCGCAGACCAGAAGGAGCACCAATTGGAAAGCGCTTGGCTGATATTGTTCACAAATTAGATTACCGTCCTGTAACCAACGGAGTGCATGGCTATGGTTGGGGAGTTTGGCCCGATTCAACTGCGGCTGCAACAAGCGATATTTACGGTTATAACTACATAAAAGATGATGGTTTTATTAAAGAACGCAAGTTACAACCTAATACCATGGCAATTGTTACCGAGCACGAATCAGCTCAATCGTTTTACCCTCGAGGAACTTATTTGTATGGAGATGATAAAAAAGCATGGTGGGATAAATTAGCTTACGAACACAAAGATGCCTATGAATGGGTAGAAGGAAGAGATATTAGAGGCGAAAGCGGTATGGATGCCTGGAAATGGGTGAAAAATCGGCCCTATGTGATGGGCATGTTTATATGGACAGGTTTCGATTATTTGGGAGAAGTTATTCCTTTCGGTTGGCCTGCTCGCTCCTCATCTTTTGCTCCTATTGATTTATGTGGATTTCCTAAGGATGGATTTTTCTTTTACCAATCACAATGGACTGATCAACCCATGGTACATATTTTTCCACATTGGAATTTAGAAGGACATGAAGGTGAAACGGTAACCGTTTACGCATATACCAACTGCGATGAAGTTGAATTATTCCAGGATGGAAAATCATTGGGGAAACAAAAAAACGACACCAAAGGCGTTGAATATCAATCGTGGGATGCTGTATATCAAGCGGGTGAACTAAAAGCCATTTCTTATATAAATGGTAATCAAGTTGCTGAAAAAACAGTAAAAACTGCAGGCGCTCCTGCCAAAATTCTTATTTCGACACGTAAAACTGAAATGACTGCCAATAGTCAGGATTTAATTTATGTGGAGTGTACTGTTGTAGATAAAGACGGCAACCTAGTTCCCAAAGCAGACAACAAGATTGAATTTTCGATTGATGGTCCTGCTGTAATTGCGGGTGTTGGAAACGGAAACAACATGAGTCATGAACCATTTCAGGCAAACTATAGAAATGCTTTCAATGGCAAGTGTCTGGCAATTATTAAGTCGACAAATACTGCAGGTGAAATAATAATCACAGCAAAATCAGTTGATTTAGAATCGGCAAACATCTCCTTATCATCAAAATAA
- a CDS encoding glycoside hydrolase family 117 protein has product MKNIIIAFIVAVILSSCDSKQGPFPYTVTKETANRELSAAMKRSFENYDGIHPFDNELYSQFKYTELKGLDYHGHDGTISRRDPSKVIFENGKYYVWYTYRNTIVPPIGAARAAESTDSIPSTDWDLCEIWYATSEDGFTWEEQGVAIPRPPKPEVGWRSVSTTDILKWKEKYYLYYQGFLEASGKSGDYCPVAMSYADSPNGPWTPVKGAVIENGPEGSWDQYAIHDPYPLVHDGKIYLYYKSAFNRPGNVWVAGGLAIAEDPMGPFKKHPLNPVLNSGHEVSLFPFKEGVAAIMVKDGNEHFTINYAKDWVNFEVAAYTEMTPIAPGPFVPDAFTNTTDGRGITWGLSHFTNAGKNGINPHSILARFDCDLSQDIHDPVMKQTGTFHNIDVYFKQGINIKQRERINDQTKKVKENKRK; this is encoded by the coding sequence ATGAAAAACATTATTATTGCCTTTATAGTAGCTGTAATTCTCTCTTCTTGCGATTCAAAGCAAGGGCCTTTCCCATACACCGTAACAAAAGAAACAGCCAATCGCGAGTTGAGTGCTGCCATGAAACGAAGCTTCGAAAATTACGACGGAATTCATCCTTTTGATAATGAGCTGTATTCACAATTTAAATACACTGAATTAAAAGGATTAGATTATCATGGACACGATGGCACGATTTCGCGTCGCGACCCATCGAAAGTGATCTTTGAAAATGGCAAATACTATGTGTGGTACACCTATCGAAATACAATTGTTCCACCTATTGGTGCAGCGCGAGCTGCAGAAAGTACAGATAGCATTCCCTCCACCGATTGGGATTTATGTGAAATTTGGTATGCTACCAGTGAAGATGGTTTTACCTGGGAAGAGCAAGGTGTTGCCATTCCCAGACCTCCAAAGCCAGAAGTAGGCTGGCGTTCAGTTTCTACAACTGATATCTTAAAATGGAAAGAAAAATATTATTTGTATTACCAAGGTTTTTTGGAAGCTAGTGGAAAAAGTGGAGACTATTGCCCTGTAGCAATGTCGTACGCCGACTCTCCTAACGGACCATGGACACCTGTTAAAGGTGCGGTAATTGAGAATGGACCAGAAGGTTCATGGGATCAATATGCTATTCACGATCCTTACCCATTGGTTCACGATGGCAAAATTTATCTGTATTACAAATCAGCTTTTAATCGTCCGGGTAATGTTTGGGTAGCAGGAGGTTTAGCCATTGCGGAAGATCCAATGGGTCCATTTAAAAAACACCCTTTAAATCCTGTATTGAACTCAGGTCATGAAGTAAGTCTTTTCCCTTTCAAAGAAGGTGTGGCAGCAATCATGGTAAAAGATGGCAACGAGCACTTTACCATTAATTATGCCAAAGACTGGGTGAACTTCGAGGTAGCTGCATACACCGAAATGACCCCTATTGCACCAGGCCCTTTTGTACCTGATGCTTTTACCAACACAACTGATGGCCGAGGAATTACCTGGGGACTCTCCCACTTTACCAATGCTGGTAAAAATGGTATTAACCCGCACTCCATTCTTGCACGTTTCGATTGTGACCTTAGCCAGGATATACATGATCCCGTGATGAAACAAACAGGCACCTTTCACAACATCGATGTTTATTTTAAACAAGGAATAAATATCAAGCAACGTGAACGTATTAACGATCAGACAAAAAAAGTAAAGGAAAATAAAAGGAAGTAA
- a CDS encoding glycoside hydrolase family 117 protein yields the protein MKTIKLQSILFIGLLLFVSSSCKQQVNQQSEKTEHQVFPHKMPTEKPDFPMSSAIERMFDYSTPRVQDNELYSLFKYTQLEGLDYNNHDGTISRRDPSRPIFVNGKYYMWYTKRQTKVPPIGAKRAAEATDEIPSTDWDLCDLWYATSEDGFTWDEQGIAVARPAKPALGWRSIATPDILVWKGKYYLYFQAFNEPSGTKGDWCPISMAYADSPDGPWTHVGKTVVPFGKKGEWDQDQTQDPHPIVYKGKIYLYYKAAYNKWPDLRDKYAVAHGLAIADDPFGPFKKHPLNPVLNSGHETTYFPFKEGIAALVIKDGNERETMQYAEDGVNFKIASSVSLTPTATGFYTPDAFTNTNYGRGVSWGLCHFINAGKYGVNQHSIIARVDCDLSLDCNEPSLKRTGVWHKPDVYFKQGLGGLKTKRKGKPNKND from the coding sequence ATGAAAACGATCAAACTTCAATCTATTCTATTTATTGGCTTACTATTGTTTGTAAGTTCATCTTGCAAACAACAAGTAAATCAGCAATCTGAAAAAACGGAACATCAGGTGTTTCCACATAAAATGCCAACAGAAAAACCGGACTTTCCGATGAGCTCAGCCATAGAACGCATGTTCGATTATTCTACACCACGTGTGCAGGACAACGAACTTTATTCGCTATTCAAGTACACCCAATTAGAAGGCCTCGATTATAATAATCATGATGGAACCATTTCACGTCGTGATCCTTCCCGCCCCATTTTTGTAAATGGCAAATACTATATGTGGTACACCAAAAGACAAACTAAAGTACCGCCCATTGGGGCTAAACGTGCGGCTGAAGCTACGGATGAAATTCCATCTACCGATTGGGATTTATGCGACCTTTGGTACGCTACGAGCGAAGATGGCTTTACGTGGGATGAACAAGGTATTGCCGTGGCAAGACCAGCAAAACCGGCTTTAGGATGGCGCTCTATTGCGACACCTGATATTCTTGTTTGGAAAGGAAAATACTACTTGTATTTCCAGGCTTTTAATGAACCAAGTGGAACAAAAGGAGATTGGTGTCCTATTTCAATGGCCTATGCCGATTCGCCCGATGGTCCATGGACACATGTAGGTAAAACGGTAGTTCCTTTCGGAAAAAAAGGAGAATGGGATCAAGACCAGACACAAGACCCTCATCCAATTGTTTACAAAGGAAAAATTTATTTGTATTACAAGGCTGCTTATAACAAATGGCCTGATTTGAGAGATAAATATGCTGTTGCACACGGCTTAGCAATCGCAGATGATCCGTTTGGACCATTCAAAAAACACCCTTTAAATCCCGTTTTGAATTCAGGTCATGAAACAACTTACTTTCCATTTAAAGAAGGAATTGCCGCTTTAGTGATTAAAGATGGAAACGAGCGAGAAACTATGCAGTACGCTGAGGATGGAGTGAATTTCAAAATCGCTTCGAGTGTGTCACTAACTCCAACAGCAACTGGTTTTTATACTCCCGATGCTTTTACAAATACAAATTACGGAAGAGGTGTAAGCTGGGGGCTATGTCACTTTATTAATGCGGGGAAATATGGTGTAAATCAACATTCTATTATTGCCCGTGTTGATTGTGACCTAAGCCTAGATTGTAATGAACCATCCTTAAAGCGGACAGGAGTTTGGCACAAACCGGATGTTTATTTTAAGCAAGGATTAGGCGGTTTAAAAACAAAACGTAAAGGCAAACCAAACAAGAACGATTAA
- a CDS encoding glycoside hydrolase family protein: MKYRLITALIITWIILSKVCTAQTDFDFQKLLPEKFDKSNIISEKDYNVWGTNVLKGKDGKYHAIYSRWLKSRGHHGWVTHSEIAHAVSDKLTGPYKFKNVVLPARGNEFWDGDCTHNPHVIEQDGKYYLYYMGNHGSGYWQKTPDDRKPSIKDDAEWWVNRNNQRVGLAVTNDLNGEWKRFDKPLIDVTGNRMMTSTPTISKRNDGKFLLIYKYVKPHPKFKNGKVIHVTATSISPMGPFEDTGIPFITHPSASFAIDDHLEWIFNGNYYCIAKDSRGAWSDYPDGSTMLFESDDMGLDWKPAKNFLVLKAGEIKWTDGSVTKTERTADMPKFYMEDGVPKALIIAILPKDSEISYSLVIPLKKTKQ, encoded by the coding sequence ATGAAATACAGGCTAATAACTGCATTAATAATTACATGGATAATCCTTAGTAAAGTATGTACTGCACAAACCGATTTTGATTTCCAGAAACTCCTTCCAGAGAAATTTGATAAATCGAACATTATTAGTGAGAAAGATTATAATGTATGGGGGACCAACGTACTGAAAGGAAAAGATGGAAAATACCATGCCATTTATTCTCGCTGGTTAAAGTCACGCGGGCATCATGGATGGGTAACACACTCAGAGATAGCACACGCTGTTTCTGATAAGCTTACAGGTCCTTATAAGTTCAAGAATGTTGTGCTTCCTGCACGCGGGAATGAATTTTGGGATGGTGATTGCACTCATAATCCTCATGTAATAGAACAGGATGGCAAATACTATCTCTACTATATGGGAAACCATGGAAGTGGTTACTGGCAAAAAACTCCTGACGATAGAAAACCATCTATAAAAGATGATGCAGAATGGTGGGTAAATCGAAACAATCAACGCGTGGGCTTGGCTGTCACCAATGATTTAAATGGTGAATGGAAACGATTTGACAAGCCTTTAATTGATGTGACAGGAAATAGAATGATGACCTCGACACCAACCATTTCGAAACGTAATGATGGGAAGTTTTTGCTAATCTATAAGTATGTGAAACCGCATCCAAAATTTAAAAATGGAAAAGTGATTCATGTAACTGCCACTTCCATATCTCCTATGGGTCCTTTTGAAGATACTGGTATTCCATTCATTACACATCCAAGCGCATCATTCGCCATTGACGATCATTTGGAATGGATTTTCAATGGCAACTACTATTGCATTGCTAAAGACTCACGCGGTGCATGGAGCGATTATCCAGATGGCTCTACAATGTTGTTCGAATCAGACGATATGGGCTTGGATTGGAAACCTGCCAAAAATTTTCTTGTTCTCAAGGCTGGAGAAATAAAATGGACCGATGGCTCTGTTACAAAAACAGAACGTACCGCTGATATGCCCAAATTTTATATGGAAGATGGTGTTCCCAAAGCATTGATTATTGCCATTCTACCAAAGGACAGTGAAATATCTTATTCCTTAGTTATCCCATTAAAAAAAACAAAACAGTAA
- a CDS encoding glycoside hydrolase family 3 C-terminal domain-containing protein → MKNRSLHVFLVLLSLLLINVTVSAQDVNFSFLDASLPIEERAEILVSQMTIEEKISQMTHVSAAIPRLNVPDYNWWSEALHGVARNGKATIFPQAIGLGATFDPELVERVASAISTEARAKYTIAQQMGNHSKFAGLTFWSPTVNVFRDPRYGRGQECYGEDPFLMSRIGVAFVKGLQGNSPNHLKVAACAKHFVMHSGPEHGKLEFNVEVSKQDLYETYFPAFKALVTEAKVEGIMTAYNMVFGKPSCTSEFLVKETLREDWKFDGYVTSDCGAISGAAGKQGYAKSVLEASALALKAGVNLNCGGSYNNLKKALQQGLVTEDLITERVEQLFKTRFRLGMFDADPADNPYSKLGSEHIHSKEHIALARETAQKSIVLLKNRNNVLPLSPEIKVPYVTGPFANSNDMLMGSYYGVSTGLVTILEGITDAVSLGTSLNYRSGALPFQDNINPKNWAPNVAAESDVTICVVGTTADMEGEGVDAIASAHGGDKVDLKLPQNQINYIHQIIEKKKDSPLILVIASGGPVSLEGIEEHCDAILQIWYPGEQGGNAVADVLFGKISPSGHLPITFPKNVDQLPPYEAYSMKGRTYKYMTKEPLFPFGFGLTYSTTKLSNIQLNTTKLKPNMSLEVKVDVNNIGKFDIDEVMQLYICPQDTTGGIPLKSIKAFNRVSLKKGEKKTMNFLIDSENLKIINQKGEKVWRKGDYKIIVGNASPGELSVKLGAAVPQEAILHLQ, encoded by the coding sequence ATGAAGAACAGATCATTACATGTATTTCTGGTTTTGTTAAGCCTGCTTCTCATAAACGTAACTGTTAGTGCGCAAGATGTTAATTTCTCATTTTTGGATGCCAGCCTTCCCATTGAGGAGCGAGCTGAAATTTTGGTTTCTCAAATGACCATTGAAGAAAAAATCAGTCAGATGACTCATGTATCTGCTGCAATTCCCCGACTAAATGTACCCGATTACAACTGGTGGAGCGAAGCACTTCATGGAGTGGCTCGTAATGGTAAGGCTACTATTTTTCCGCAAGCTATTGGTTTAGGCGCCACATTTGACCCTGAATTGGTAGAAAGAGTGGCTTCAGCCATCTCGACAGAGGCTCGTGCAAAATATACCATTGCGCAACAAATGGGAAACCATAGTAAATTTGCAGGCTTAACTTTTTGGTCGCCAACGGTTAATGTTTTTCGCGATCCTAGATATGGACGTGGTCAGGAATGTTACGGAGAAGATCCGTTTCTAATGTCTAGAATTGGAGTGGCTTTTGTAAAAGGTTTACAAGGTAATTCTCCAAACCATCTGAAAGTTGCAGCTTGTGCCAAGCACTTTGTAATGCATTCGGGACCAGAGCATGGCAAACTGGAATTTAATGTAGAAGTCTCGAAACAAGATTTGTACGAAACATATTTCCCTGCATTTAAGGCTTTGGTAACCGAAGCTAAAGTTGAAGGTATTATGACAGCCTACAATATGGTGTTTGGTAAACCTTCATGTACCAGTGAGTTTTTGGTAAAAGAAACCTTGCGGGAAGACTGGAAGTTTGATGGTTATGTGACTTCGGACTGTGGTGCTATTTCGGGTGCTGCCGGCAAACAGGGATATGCTAAATCTGTTCTTGAAGCATCTGCTCTGGCATTAAAAGCGGGCGTAAACCTAAACTGTGGAGGTTCTTATAACAACTTGAAAAAAGCATTGCAACAAGGATTGGTGACTGAAGATCTGATTACTGAACGAGTGGAACAATTGTTTAAGACACGTTTCCGCTTAGGCATGTTTGATGCAGATCCAGCTGACAATCCATATTCCAAATTAGGTTCTGAGCACATTCATAGCAAAGAGCATATTGCTTTGGCTCGAGAAACAGCCCAAAAATCCATTGTACTATTAAAGAACAGGAATAACGTTTTACCGCTTTCTCCTGAAATAAAAGTGCCTTATGTTACCGGACCATTCGCTAACTCAAATGATATGTTAATGGGGAGTTATTATGGTGTAAGTACGGGATTAGTAACTATTCTGGAAGGTATTACCGATGCGGTTTCTTTGGGAACATCGCTTAATTATCGGAGCGGAGCACTGCCGTTTCAGGATAACATCAACCCTAAAAACTGGGCTCCTAATGTAGCTGCCGAATCGGATGTTACTATTTGTGTAGTTGGCACAACTGCAGATATGGAAGGTGAAGGAGTAGATGCAATTGCATCGGCACATGGTGGCGATAAGGTAGACCTTAAATTACCTCAAAACCAAATTAATTATATCCATCAGATCATAGAAAAGAAAAAAGACAGTCCTTTAATTCTGGTAATTGCCAGTGGTGGTCCTGTTTCGTTAGAAGGCATCGAAGAGCATTGTGACGCCATTCTACAGATATGGTATCCTGGAGAGCAAGGTGGAAATGCGGTTGCGGATGTATTGTTTGGTAAAATATCTCCATCGGGTCACCTTCCAATTACTTTTCCAAAAAATGTAGATCAACTGCCCCCTTACGAAGCATATTCGATGAAAGGGCGTACTTATAAATACATGACGAAAGAGCCTCTATTTCCTTTCGGATTTGGATTAACATACTCTACAACAAAACTTAGTAACATTCAACTAAATACGACAAAACTAAAGCCGAATATGTCCCTTGAGGTAAAAGTAGATGTAAACAATATTGGCAAGTTTGATATTGATGAAGTGATGCAGCTTTATATCTGTCCGCAAGACACTACTGGTGGTATTCCTTTAAAAAGCATAAAGGCCTTTAATCGTGTTTCTTTGAAAAAAGGGGAAAAGAAAACAATGAACTTCTTAATTGATTCTGAAAACTTAAAGATAATTAACCAGAAAGGCGAAAAAGTATGGAGAAAGGGCGATTATAAAATTATAGTTGGGAATGCATCGCCGGGTGAATTGAGTGTGAAACTGGGTGCTGCAGTTCCTCAAGAAGCAATATTACATTTGCAGTAA